A window of the Trichoderma asperellum chromosome 6, complete sequence genome harbors these coding sequences:
- a CDS encoding uncharacterized protein (TransMembrane:12 (i126-147o153-180i201-225o231-250i262-282o302-324i345-366o403-425i446-463o475-497i518-540o560-581i)), which translates to MAFDEPEKPKSVKNGITYTRDFEVVEMSDLSEPRGGQFTTTTSYSITTASRPRVSHKKSMGHRFVDSFRRAPGGLPMTGNHGYQINDDLPDIAQAGNRFYDLRAANVRTANSALARDLKGRHLQMIAFGGSVGTGLFVASGLALYQGGPASMLLAYIVTGAIQFCTMQGLGELVATFPVAGSFSAFSSRFLDPSWGFAMGWNYALQWLFVLPVEIISGALTIQFWNSSINPAIFVTIFLITIVTINMFGIKGYGEAEFIFSTVKVTAIVGFILLGVVINIGGPPTSGYIGGQYWTNPGATNNGFKGFCSVLVTSSFSFIGTELVGLAAAETANPKKSLPSAIKQVFWRIAIFYILSLLLVSLLVPYNDSRLVGSESSVGATASPFVVAVESAGSTILPSVMNAVIIIAVLSVGNSAIFGSSRTLAALAEQSHAPAIFSYVDRKGRPLTAIIFASVLGLLAYLVNVKVHSEIFDWLMAICALSGLFTWGSICLCHIRFRKAWAAAGHSLNQLPFLSQAGVVGSYLGVAGNILVLASQFWMAVSPLQGDPNATGPNITAKNFFLKVMAVPIIILFYVGHKLWFRTKVVPIASIDINTGRSFSRMQSITAEEEEIRQGWPLWKRIYRTLC; encoded by the exons ATGGCTTTCGACGAGCCAGAGAAGCCAAAGTCCGTCAAAAATGGAATCACATACACCCGGGATTTCGAGGTCGTGGAAATGAGCGATCTATCGGAACCAAGGGGAGGTCAATTCACGACAACGACTTCATATTCCATAACGACCGCATCACGCCCTAGGGTTTCTCATAAGAAGTCAATGGGCCATCGTTTTGTAGACAGCTTCCGCCGTGCCCCTGGAGGACTTCCAATGACTGGGAACCATGGCTATCAAATCAACGATGATCTTCCAGATATAGCTCAAGCAGGTAACCGCTTCTACGATCTTCGCGCCGCCAACGTCCGGACGGCGAATTCTGCACTTGCACGCGATCTCAAAGGCCGTCATCTGCAGATGATTGCTTTTGGCGGTTCTGTCG GGACCGGTTTATTTGTGGCATCAGGCCTGGCATTGTATCAAGGTGGACCAGCTTCGATGTTGCTGGCCTACATCGTGACTGGTGCTATTCAGTTTTGTACTATGCAGGGCTTAGGTGAATTAGTAGCAACATTTCCCGTTGCTGGCTCGTTTTCTGCATTTTCAAGTCGGTTTCTGGATCCGTCGTGGGGCTTCGCCATGGGCTGGAA CTATGCATTGCAATGGCTCTTTGTTCTGCCAGTTGAAATTATTTCCGGGGCATTGACCATCCAATTTTGGAACTCGTCTATTAACCCAGCAATATTCGTTACTATTTTCCTCATTACAATCGTTACCATCAATATGTTTGGCATTAAAGGCTATGGCGAAGCagaatttattttctctacGGTCAAGGTCACGGCCATTGTCGGCTTCAT ACTACTTGGTGTTGTCATTAATATCGGAGGGCCGCCTACGAGTGGATATATCGGTGGACAATACTGGACTAACCCTGGTGCAACAAATAACGGGTTTAAAGGGTTTTGCAGCGTCTTAGTTACGTCCTCGTTCTCCTTTATCGGCACCGAATTGGTTGgacttgctgcagctgaaaCTGCTAATCCGAAGAAATCCCTTCCAAGCGCTATTAAGCAAGTCTTTTGGAGGATAGCCATCTTTTACATCCTATCGCTCCTCCTTGTCAGTCTCTTAGTCCCCTACAACGACTCACGTCTGGTGGGAAGCGAAAGCTCCGTTGGTGCTACTGCTAGCCCCtttgttgttgccgttgaGAGCGCCGGTTCAACAATTCTGCCGAGCGTTATGAATGCCGTAATTATAATTGCGGTACTGAGCGTGGGAAACTCGGCCATTTTTGGATCCTCGCGGACGCTGGCTGCCCTGGCCGAACAATCACACGCACCTGCAATATTCTCATATGTGGACCGCAAAGGACGACCGTTGACGGCAATCATTTTCGCCTCAGTCCTTGGGCTTTTAGCATACCTGGTTAACGTCAAAGTCCATTCAGAGATTTTCGACTGGCTTATGGCTATTTGCGCGCTATCGGGTTTGTTTACGTGGGGTAGCATCTGCCTCTGTCATATTCGCTTCCGCAAGGCTTGGGCGGCGGCAGGACATTCGTTGAATCAGCTACCATTTTTGTCGCAGGCTGGCGTTGTAGGCTCTTATCTTGGAGTAGCTGGAAACATATTGGTCCTGGCTTCACAGTTCTGGATGGCCGTATCTCCACTGCAAGGAGATCCGAATGCTACCGGGCCTAACATCACTGCGAAAAATTTCTTTCTCAAAGTGATGGCCGTCccaattattattttattctacGTTGGGCACAAACTGTGGTTCAGAACAAAAGTAGTCCCCATTGCTTCCATCGATATCAACACCGGGCGGAGTTTCTCAAGAATGCAGTCGATAacagcagaggaagaggagattcGCCAAGGGTGGCCTCTGTGGAAGAGGATATATCGGACGCTCTGTTAA
- a CDS encoding uncharacterized protein (EggNog:ENOG41~TransMembrane:7 (o20-36i57-76o96-116i136-156o183-207i219-239o254-276i)) produces the protein MALYSSAPPERPFSDAKPTLLVAWWITLFCTCLILLRLSGRYIRVEKLFIEDKITALALLPLYLRIACTHIVLLYGTNNVDLTGIELSSTEIEQRIIGSKVVLAGRIFHAATLWTLKFTTLEFLNRLAGASLKKVYKLLINILRCVLAASFLAIIVSDLAECHPISHYWQIIPDPGAQCRQGVVQLLTMGVCSAVIDVILIIFPIPIIFSTRIATKRKILLAMLFCFGFLTVGITIYRIPKTIKQHGDQVVRSMWASIELLAATAVANLVALGSFLRDSGVRKIKFRPGYHSSGTGSRPHAKGGSDRRQAESEHRAKSDSDEWADDKQADTAFQPSSNDGARHSQSASGSGISPTQSHDSLIQPDRGSSQAAPVLGLENPRSPERVVPAGITSFRRR, from the exons ATGGCTCTCTACTCATCGGCACCTCCAGAACGGCCATTTAGCGATGCCAAACCTACCTTGCTTGTAGCTTGGTGGATAACGCTCTTTTGTACATGTTTGATCTTGCTCCGCCTCTCAGGACGATACATTCGGGTGGAAAAGTTATTCATCGAGGACAAGATCACAGCATTGGCATTACTGCCACTATATCTGAGGATCGCATGCACTCACATAGTCCTCTTATACGGCACAAATAATGTTGATCTTACCGGCATTGAGCTGTCTTCCACAGAAATTGAACAGAGAATTATTGGAAGCAAAGTTGTCCTCGCTGGAAGGATATTTCATGCTGCTAC GCTATGGACGCTTAAATTCACCACGCTTGAGTTTCTCAACAGACTGGCTGGTGCCTCCCTGAAGAAGGTCTACAAACTTCTCATTAATATTCTACGATGCGTTCTTGCGGCTTCCTTTCTGGCGATCATAGTGAGCGACCTTGCGGAATGTCATCCAATATCTCACTACTGGCAAATTATTCCGGATCCAGGAGCGCAGTGCCGTCAAGGCGTGGTGCAGCTTCTCACAATGGGAGTTTGCAGTGCAGTCATTGATGTCATACTTATCATATTTCCCATTCCAATCATCTTCTCGACTCGGATCGCTACTAAACGAAAAATCTTGCTCGCCATGCTATTTTGTTTTGGCTTTCTGACAGTTGGCATTACCATTTACAGAATCCCCAAGACCATCAAGCAGCACGGGGACCAGGTGGTTCGATCTATGTGGGCATCCATAGAGCTGCTTGCTGCAACTGCAGTGGCAAATTTGGTAGCTTTGGGTTCATTCCTGCGAGATAGCGGAGTGAGGAAGATCAAATTTCGCCCAGGATACCATAGCAGTGGGACAGGCTCCCGGCCTCATGCTAAGGGGGGCAGTGATAGACGTCAGGCCGAGAGTGAACACCGGGCCAAATCGGACAGCGATGAATGGGCGGACGATAAGCAGGCCGATACCGCATTCCAACCCTCATCCAACGATGGAGCACGTCACTCGCAATCAGCTAGTGGAAGTGGAATCAGTCCTACGCAAAGCCATGACTCGCTCATTCAGCCAGACCGGGGATCTTCACAGGCTGCCCCGGTGCTGGGTCTTGAGAACCCTCGATCTCCAGAGCGAGTGGTTCCTGCCGGAATCACTAGCTTCCGGCGTAGATAG
- a CDS encoding uncharacterized protein (TransMembrane:7 (o22-44i91-110o130-150i162-180o186-208i220-242o254-271i)) — protein sequence MFSGYLMAAVYHLGGKDGFKGWQWLFIINTVISLPIALAGYFMIPDVPEITRAWYLTPEDIALAQKRMQLEGRANRSPFTKVKLKKILSSWHIYLLTLLYIFFNNGNGAASQPAFSLWLKKEGYSITQINTYPTVTTAITVVTTLVYAWTSDTIFKGERWPPIVFSGIMNIIVYVSLTVWNIPIGWKWACFFLAGFGGGISGLTFAWAHEICTDDNEERALVTGTMNEMAYVIQAWLPLLIWQQVDAPEYPKGYPTSIGIAVGLIIMAFWIKHAHQRERLRKKIAEGESVLRISTG from the coding sequence ATGTTCTCAGGTTACCTTATGGCTGCGGTCTATCACCTTGGTGGTAAAGATGGGTTCAAAGGCTGGCAGTGGctattcatcatcaacacAGTCATCTCTTTGCCGATAGCCTTGGCTGGATACTTCATGATACCAGACGTGCCAGAAATCACACGTGCATGGTATTTAACACCTGAGGATATTGCCCTTGCTCAGAAGAGAATGCAGCTCGAGGGTAGAGCTAACCGCTCACCGTTTACCAAagttaaactaaagaaaatattgtcTAGCTGGCATATATATTTGCTCACTCTACTCTACATATTCTTCAATAACGGCAACGGCGCCGCTTCTCAGCCTGCGTTTTCACTATGgcttaaaaaagaagggtaCAGTATTACACAGATTAATACTTACCCCACCGTCACGACTGCAATTACTGTCGTCACGACGTTAGTCTATGCTTGGACTTCAGACACAATATTTAAAGGAGAAAGATGGCCACCAATCGTATTCTCGGGTATCATGAACATCATCGTATATGTTAGCCTAACTGTCTGGAATATCCCAATTGGCTGGAAGTGGGCTTGCTTCTTTTTAGCTGGATTTGGCGGAGGCATCAGCGGTCTAACATTTGCTTGGGCTCATGAAATCTGCACTGATGATAACGAAGAGCGAGCGCTAGTGACGGGTACAATGAACGAAATGGCTTATGTGATTCAGGCATGGCTTCCACTATTGATCTGGCAGCAAGTGGATGCTCCTGAATATCCAAAGGGATATCCGACCAGCATTGGAATCGCCGTCGGCTTGATAATAATGGCGTTCTGGATAAAGCATGCTCACCAGCGAGAAAGGCTCAGGAAGAAGATCGCAGAGGGTGAATCGGTCTTACGTATATCCACAGGATAA
- a CDS encoding uncharacterized protein (EggNog:ENOG41), with product MESFKPSHILVFGATGNIGKHIVNQLISAWPPFPQISIFTSANTVSTKPDLLNKWKAAGVSVIVADVKDSTDVKNAYQGVDTAISCLGRGALQHQFELIKQADESESVRWFFPSEYGTDPEHNPGSAHEKPHTFKRAVRKVFAEEVKNLKPTYLVVGPYIEMWVPKDLVSGFDLQKREATIIGDGEQLIGFTAMDDVGKGVVAALQRPEISVGKALKIASFTKSSNQVLAEFEKQLGEKFNVTYISLDEVKSVEEKFWDEGNPLAVVAALRRIWVTGGAVYDRLDNEALGLREDQLQSLEEAVRDRLDEKPF from the exons ATGGAGTCCTTTAAGCCTTCGCATATCCTGGTGTTTGGTGCCACAGGCAACATTGGGAAACATATCGTCAATCAGCTCATTAGCGCTTGGCCTCCCTTCCCCCAAATTTCGATTTTCACCTCCGCAAACACGGTGTCTACCAAGCCTGACCTGTTGAATAAATGGAAAGCCGCAGGAGTATCTGTTATTGTCGCTGACGTAAAAGACTCAACAGACGTGAAAAATGCCTATCAAGGCGTTGACACCGCAATCAGTTGCCTTGGTAGAGGGGCTCTACAGCATCAATTCGAGCTCATCAAGCAAGCGGACGAGTCTGAATCCGTGCGGTGGTTTTTCCCTTCAGAATACGGCACCGACCCAGAACACAACCCCGGCAGCGCACATGAGAAGCCCCATACGTTTAAACGGGCAGTGCGCAAGGTATTTGCTGAGGAGGTGAAAAATTTGAAGCCTACGTATCTAGTTGTAGGGCCATACATTGAGATGTGGGTTCCTAAAGACTTAGTCAGTGGCTTTGATCTacagaagagagaagcaaCCATtattggagatggagagcagCTTATTGGCTTCACCGCTATGGATGA CGTTGGTAAAGGAGTGGTGGCTGCGTTACAACGCCCAGAAATATCTGTTGGAAAGGCGTTGAAGATTGCTTCTTTCACGAAATCGTCAAATCAGGTTCTTGCTGAATTTGAAAAGCAGCTTGGTGAGAAATTCAATGTCACTTATATCTCGCTAGATGAAGTAAAAAGCGTTGAAGAGAAGTTCTGGGACGAAGGCAATCCGTTGGCAGTCGTTGCGGCGCTGCGACGCATCTGGGTTACAGGCGGAGCGGTATATGATAGACTCGACAACGAAGCTCTTGGGCTCCGTGAAGACCAGCTGCAGTCTCTGGAGGAAGCAGTGCGCGACAGACTCGATGAAAAGCcattttaa
- a CDS encoding uncharacterized protein (MEROPS:MER0005329~SECRETED:SignalP(1-24)) translates to MGYSLRAFLALAAVVAVTDSSVNALPSTNYVLHETRNPTGTNQFNSHRQWKRGSRLDPSAIVPLRIGLVQSNIDLGYEKLMQVSDPSSESFGSHLSEDEVHNLFAPTDETFDAVHSWLVETGVNASDIRQYANKGWLAIDLPVSYIEDLFLAQYHEHEREGVVKIGCDQYHVPKHLAKHIDYIVPGVKLSPPMIKRSIDKRADISGQNYRNGWKPKQMPAELLAQAKKPAPSSHLPADLQDCARNFTAICYRALYQIPEINIPVPGHEPAVYESGDTFSQQDIDSYFDKYAPYIAKGTHPKVLSVDGGEAPVAANSPYNTGESDIDIDILQTLIWPQSMVLYQVDDRLYTTANNYSGFLNTFLDALDGSYCHYSAYGISGDSPGVDPSYPDNRPGGYTGQKLCGAYKPNKVISISYGEGEIDVPKNYFLRQCNEWLKLGLQGTTVLVSSGDYGAAMPPHEDSDSGCLSGSGQNQTIYNPGNPVSCPYLTAVGATQLEPGTTVLDAEGAMQTNLGPGAEFFASGGGFSNYFPIPSYQKTAVHNYFSKHDPGHPYYIANSDASNIGENGGIYNRAGRGIPDISANGANFRAFNNQSDGHWFGTSLAAPLWASVITLINQERALIGKKSVGFINPVLYAHANALTDIKQGSNPNCGSSGFTAVEGWDPVTGLGTPKYPDLLRIWLELP, encoded by the coding sequence ATGGGCTATTCTCTGAGGGCCTTTTTGGCTCTTGCAGCGGTAGTTGCAGTTACGGATTCGTCCGTCAACGCACTGCCTTCCACCAACTATGTCTTGCATGAGACCAGAAATCCCACCGGGACAAACCAGTTCAATAGTCACCGCCAGTGGAAGCGTGGCAGCCGCCTCGATCCTAGTGCTATCGTCCCTCTTCGGATTGGTCTAGTGCAGAGCAATATTGATCTTGGTTACGAGAAACTGATGCAAGTTTCTGATCCATCCTCGGAAAGCTTTGGCAGTCATCTCAGTGAGGATGAAGTTCACAACTTGTTCGCTCCAACGGATGAAACTTTCGACGCTGTTCATTCGTGGTTAGTAGAAACTGGCGTCAATGCATCAGATATTCGCCAATATGCCAACAAAGGGTGGCTCGCTATCGACCTACCTGTATCCTATATCGAAGATTTATTCTTGGCACAGTATCACGAGCACGAGAGGGAAGGCGTGGTTAAGATTGGCTGTGATCAGTACCACGTTCCCAAACATCTCGCAAAGCACATTGACTATATTGTGCCTGGCGTCAAGCTGTCACCACCCATGATCAAACGATCCATTGACAAAAGAGCCGATATAAGCGGTCAAAACTATAGGAACGGCTGGAAGCCGAAGCAGATGCCGGCTGAACTTTTAGCCCAGGCCAAAAAACCTGCGCCTAGCTCCCACCTGCCAGCTGATCTGCAAGATTGTGCTCGGAACTTCACCGCCATCTGTTATCGCGCTCTATATCAGATTCCCGAGATCAATATTCCTGTTCCCGGACATGAGCCTGCGGTCTACGAGTCTGGTGATACATTTTCCCAGCAAGACATTGACTCATACTTCGACAAATATGCTCCTTATATTGCTAAGGGCACGCATCCCAAAGTCTTGTCTGTTGATGGTGGCGAAGCTCCAGTGGCCGCAAACTCCCCGTACAACACTGGTGAATCGGACATTGACATCGACATTCTTCAGACGTTGATCTGGCCCCAGTCGATGGTTCTGTACCAAGTGGATGATCGCCTTTACACCACTGCAAACAACTATTCTGGCTTTCTGAACACCTTTTTGGATGCTTTGGATGGATCTTACTGCCACTATTCAGCATACGGTATATCGGGAGACAGCCCAGGAGTTGATCCTTCCTATCCAGACAACAGGCCCGGCGGTTACACCGGCCAAAAGCTGTGTGGTGCGTACAAGCCAAACAAGGTCATTTCTATCTCATATGGCGAGGGAGAGATTGATGTGCCCAAAAATTACTTCCTTCGACAATGCAATGAGTGGCTCAAGCTAGGTTTGCAAGGAACTACTGTTCTAGTTTCATCTGGCGATTACGGTGCTGCGATGCCGCCTCATGAGGATTCAGACAGCGGCTGCTTGTCCGGGTCAGGCCAGAACCAGACAATCTATAATCCAGGTAATCCCGTTTCGTGCCCGTACCTCACTGCTGTTGGGGCCACCCAGCTTGAGCCTGGAACAACGGTTTTGGATGCGGAGGGTGCTATGCAGACCAATCTTGGCCCCGGAGCCGAGTTTTTTgcttctggcggcggcttttCCAACTACTTCCCTATCCCAAGCTACCAGAAGACAGCAGTGCATAACTATTTCTCCAAACACGATCCGGGTCATCCTTACTACATTGCGAACAGCGATGCGAGCAACATTGGCGAGAATGGAGGAATTTATAACCGTGCCGGCAGAGGTATTCCTGATATTTCAGCTAACGGTGCGAATTTCCGGGCATTTAACAACCAGAGTGACGGCCATTGGTTTGGCACAAGCTTGGCTGCACCCCTTTGGGCTTCTGtgattactttaattaaccAGGAACGTGCCTTGATTGGCAAAAAATCTGTCGGATTCATTAACCCAGTTTTATATGCACATGCCAATGCTCTTACCGACATTAAGCAGGGATCAAATCCCAACTGTGGTTCAAGCGGCTTTACGGCTGTAGAGGGCTGGGACCCAGTTACTGGACTGGGCACTCCCAAATATCCAGATTTGCTGAGGATATGGTTAGAACTCCCATAA
- a CDS encoding uncharacterized protein (EggNog:ENOG41) produces MESHVERYDLWPLVGVDGMLQLSGSSVEVNTQTKILLNHFLNYTSKTLCTVTAETGWLKYAIKDNALFNSTLYHWAVLNYNFLPANVQSQHNLLALKAAAIRTLASHFQSATPVAGGDLETFGNATIATIACLANANFLHGDVEEAKIHFQGLKGMIRSRKGVFHLGFQGLAARIVRWTDSCHAQISNMPLSFDEENSSFSATHSPFFLLDSQGPYDQPSKLAMVDELRSISKELIANPKHSMAPDCRTALGFRLLASDRAVLKHIHGRTGSSILALLARGALLFSHVALRGTSRSSRII; encoded by the exons ATGGAATCTCACGTTGAACGCTATGATTTATGGCCTCTGGTTGGAGTAGATGGCATGCTTCAGCTCTCAGGCTCTTCTGTTGAGGTAAATACTCAAACTAAAATATTGCTGAATCATT TCCTAAATTATACGTCGAAAACATTATGTACTGTCACAGCCGAAACCGGGTGGCTTAAATATGCAATAAAAGACAATGCACTTTTTAACAGCACGTTATATCACTGGGCTGTTCTAAATTACAACTTCCTTCCAGCAAATGTTCAGTCTCAGCACAATTTGTTGGCATTAAAAGCAGCGGCAATACGCACGCTTGCTTCACATTTCCAGTCAGCTACTCCGGTTGCCGGGGGGGATCTAGAAACATTTGGTAATGCTACAATAGCGACTATAGCGTGCTTAGCCAACGCAAAT TTCCTCcatggtgatgttgaagaagccaagatACATTTTCAAGGACTAAAAGGTATGATTAGGAGTCGCAAAGGTGTATTTCATCTGGGATTCCAAGGTCTAGCTGCTCGAATCGTTAGATG GACAGATAGCTGCCACGCACAAATATCAAATATGCCACTGTCATTTGACGAGGAAAATTCATCTTTTAGCGCTACtcattctccttttttcttgctggatTCGCAAGGCCCTTATGATCAGCCCTCGAAATTGGCCATGGTGGACGAGTTACGTTCAATCTCGAAAGAACTTATCGCTAATCCTAAACATAGTATGGCTCCGGACTGTCGAACTGCTCTTGGATTCCGCCTTTTGGCTTCAGATCGTGCGGTATTGAAACACATTCATGGTAGAACTGGCTCTAGCATTTTGGCTTTATTGGCCAGAGGCGCATTACTCTTCTCTCATGTCGCTTTGAGGGGCACATCTCGATCCTCTCGTATTATAA
- a CDS encoding uncharacterized protein (EggNog:ENOG41~TransMembrane:1 (o80-100i)), whose translation MKPTLALTNLASASRTQRSTLTGTPIVSNLLCQYHKNRVIFNGHTSLRTFYTRSHLCNQQQKDDELPKFSFEGLGMSKNVRIFVIAVLSIFGTIETWVWCKGIYRWWNGPSEEEKKRIEASHK comes from the coding sequence ATGAAGCCCACACTCGCGCTGACAAACCTTGCCTCAGCCTCTCGGACGCAACGTTCAACGCTGACTGGAACCCCTATTGTATCCAACCTTCTGTGCCAATACCACAAGAATCGAGTCATCTTCAATGGACATACATCTTTGAGAACATTTTATACTCGCTCCCACCTTTGCaatcagcagcaaaaagacgATGAGCTACCCAAGTTTAGCTTTGAGGGTTTGGGAATGAGCAAGAACGTCAGGATCTTTGTAATTGCAGTCTTGAGCATTTTCGGAACGATTGAGACCTGGGTTTGGTGTAAGGGTATTTATCGCTGGTGGAATGGCCCttcagaggaagagaaaaagaggatagAGGCTTCTCATAAATAA
- a CDS encoding uncharacterized protein (TransMembrane:4 (i69-96o116-135i156-175o181-207i)), giving the protein MSYRNVGFCRCGTELDLCTRNQCSSYLAKKAAKLRRLTKNYAIHAKQEEAEVNLGEMVERYFMRPFRMLVVEPIVLLMSLYSAFIYGLLYLFLTAYPQIFQGVYGMRPGISGLPELGAVLGWIITGIVMTLRAPNYTRKLVANNNMPVPEWRMPEAMVGAVLFAGGMFWLGWSGYRKEIHWIVATIGGFVTGLGISMVFLQAFSYIIDAYLMVFTPLLS; this is encoded by the exons ATGTCTTACAGGAATGTTGGCTTCTGCCGCTGCGGTACTGAACTTGATCTTTGTACAAGAAACCAGTGCTCCTCTTATTTGGCTAAGAAGGCAGCCAAGCTACGACGGCTAACAAAGAACTACGCAATTCATGCTAAGCAAGAGGAGGCTGAAGTTAACCTTGGTGAGATGGTTGAACGCTACTTCATGCGCCCGTTTCGCATGCTTGTGGTCGAGCCTATTGTCCTACTTATGAG CCTCTACTCTGCATTCATCTACGGccttttatatctctttctCACCGCATATCCCCAAATCTTCCAAGGAGTTTACGGCATGCGGCCTGGCATCAGCGGACTTCCAGAGCTGGGTGCTGTACTTGGCTGGATTATAACAGGTATCGTAATGACTCTACGCGCGCCAAATTACACACGTAAGCTTGTGGCCAACAATAATATGCCCGTACCTGAGTGGCGAATGCCTGAGGCAATGGTTGGAGCTGTGCTTTTCGCTGGCGGCATgttttggcttggctggTCAGGATACCGAAAAGAGATTCACTGGATCGTGGCTACTATTGGTGGCTTTGTGACCGGTCTCGGTATATCAATGGTGTTTTTACAGGCGTTCAGTTATATAATTGACGCCTACTTGATGGTATTTACACCTCTACTCAGCTAA
- a CDS encoding uncharacterized protein (EggNog:ENOG41), whose amino-acid sequence MAASTTLARDQALSYLSNPRFSQKLTLPATADSPALNVSYADVGFSPATPADSRSTPTMLFIPGMFGSRYIGAILDPIARKFGVRVLVADRPGMGHSTEVALSLRLSTWIRTVPLLLEHLDIKHVALVSHSAGTIYLLNTLHYHRDMLHPDRPFVALFAPWVDPVHSKVTAMQMMQHIPAQAFAVWHHIAPLLATSGVVVNKASSFFTFSTGSSGDQDTPQERNRQKLASAYDVPRDFQNELESLLGKKITEENIVGANSEALLCARKGKGWSWGECDDYATFIETLARGEREKHQLKSSTDSYAKLKIRAYFAENDVMIGVGGQKYMEECWGRGEGSLSDVLDFDSATMAGTDHDSLVQSVEVWEKVFADAGGSLAR is encoded by the exons ATGGCCGCTTCCACAACTTTGGCGCGCGATCAGGCGCTCAGCTATCTTTCCAACCCCCGCTTCAGCCAAAAACTCACTCTGCCAGCAACTGCAGATAGCCCTGCCCTCAATGTCAGCTATGCCGACGTTGGCTTCAGCCCTGCGACCCCGGCTGATAGTCGCAGTACACCTACTATGCTGTTTATCCCCGGCATGTTTGGCTCTAGATACATAGGCGCTATCCTAGACCCTATTGCGCGTAAATTCGGCGTCCGTGTCCTTGTAGCTGACCG TCCGGGGATGGGACATTCGACAGAGGTCGCCCTCTCTCTTCGTCTTTCAACGTGGATTCGAACCGTGCCTCTCCTGCTGGAGCATCTTGACATTAAGCATGTTGCCCTTGTTTCCCATTCCGCTGGGACGATATATCTGCTAAACACATTGCACTATCACCGAGATATGCTACACCCGGACCGGCCATTTGTTGCCCTCTTCG CACCATGGGTTGATCCTGTGCATTCCAAGGTGACAGCAATGCAAATGATGCAACACATCCCAGCACAGGCCTTTGCAGTCTGGCATCACATTGCGCCTTTACTAGCTACAAGCGGAGTTGTGGTTAATAAAGCATCTAGTTTCTTCACTTTTTCAACGGGCAGCAGTGGTGACCAAGATACACCCCAGGAGAGGAATAGGCAAAAGCTAGCATCCGCTTACGATGTGCCCAGGGACTTTCAAAATGAATTGGAGTCGCTTCTTGGTAAAAAGATAACCGAAGAAAATATTGTTGGTGCGAATAGCGAAGCACTTCTCTGTgcaagaaaaggcaaaggatGGTCATGGGGAGAGTGTGATGATTACGCCACTTTCATAGAAACACTAGCGAGGGGCGAGAGGGAAAAACACCAGCTTAAGTCCAGTACGGATAGCTATGCGAAGTTGAAAATTAGGGCGTATTTTGCCGAAAATGATGTTATGATTGGAGTTGGCGGGCAGAAGTATATGGAAGAGTGCTGGGGGCGTGGAGAGGGTAGTTTAAGCGATGTTCTTGATTTTGACTCGGCCACTATGGCTGGTACGGATCATGATAGCCTTGTGCAATCTGTAGAGGTTTGGGAGAAGGTATTTGCTGACGCTGGTGGCAGCCTTGCACGCTAG